A window from Dioscorea cayenensis subsp. rotundata cultivar TDr96_F1 chromosome 10, TDr96_F1_v2_PseudoChromosome.rev07_lg8_w22 25.fasta, whole genome shotgun sequence encodes these proteins:
- the LOC120270079 gene encoding uncharacterized protein LOC120270079 isoform X4: protein MPSKRARRRLGFPSSITTRGLDTFMAFKLTTVYRDHHQNFGGIDLLVQEGHKMGGTMPMLLIYQEIYLHGSTMASCFVHGCAEVNASTPLF from the exons ATGCCTTCTAAAAG GGCAAGAAGGAGGTTAGGTTTCCCTTCTTCAATAACCACACGAGGTCTGGATACTTTTATGGCATTCAAGTTAACAACAGTGTACAG AGATCACCACCAGAATTTTGGCGGGATTGATCTATT AGTACAGGAAGGCCACAAAATGGGAGGAACCATGCCCATGCTTCTAATTTACCAGGAGATCTACTTGCACGGCAGCACTATGGCTTCTTGTTTTG TCCATGGTTGCGCTGAAGTGAACGCATCTACTccactattttaa
- the LOC120270079 gene encoding uncharacterized protein LOC120270079 isoform X1: MPSKRARRRLGFPSSITTRGLDTFMAFKLTTVYRDHHQNFGGIDLLGLEEEIKGRCSIHASWDLSSSRGKERHGWASIDIQAFRRNSCSNETIKWQHVLQNRVQEGHKMGGTMPMLLIYQEIYLHGSTMASCFVHGCAEVNASTPLF; this comes from the exons ATGCCTTCTAAAAG GGCAAGAAGGAGGTTAGGTTTCCCTTCTTCAATAACCACACGAGGTCTGGATACTTTTATGGCATTCAAGTTAACAACAGTGTACAG AGATCACCACCAGAATTTTGGCGGGATTGATCTATT AGGACTTGAAGAGGAAATAAAAGGAAGATGCTCGATCCATGCTTCATGGGATTTATCATCTTCAAGAGGTAAGGAAAGGCACGGATGGGCGTCTATTGACATACAAGCTTTTAGACGCAACTCTTGCTCTAATGAAACTATCAAG TGGCAACATGTACTTCAAAACAGAGTACAGGAAGGCCACAAAATGGGAGGAACCATGCCCATGCTTCTAATTTACCAGGAGATCTACTTGCACGGCAGCACTATGGCTTCTTGTTTTG TCCATGGTTGCGCTGAAGTGAACGCATCTACTccactattttaa
- the LOC120270079 gene encoding uncharacterized protein LOC120270079 isoform X3, translating into MPSKRARRRLGFPSSITTRGLDTFMAFKLTTVYRDHHQNFGGIDLLGLEEEIKGRCSIHASWDLSSSRVATCTSKQSTGRPQNGRNHAHASNLPGDLLARQHYGFLFCPWLR; encoded by the exons ATGCCTTCTAAAAG GGCAAGAAGGAGGTTAGGTTTCCCTTCTTCAATAACCACACGAGGTCTGGATACTTTTATGGCATTCAAGTTAACAACAGTGTACAG AGATCACCACCAGAATTTTGGCGGGATTGATCTATT AGGACTTGAAGAGGAAATAAAAGGAAGATGCTCGATCCATGCTTCATGGGATTTATCATCTTCAAGAG TGGCAACATGTACTTCAAAACAGAGTACAGGAAGGCCACAAAATGGGAGGAACCATGCCCATGCTTCTAATTTACCAGGAGATCTACTTGCACGGCAGCACTATGGCTTCTTGTTTTG TCCATGGTTGCGCTGA
- the LOC120270079 gene encoding uncharacterized protein LOC120270079 isoform X2, with translation MPSKRARRRLGFPSSITTRGLDTFMAFKLTTVYRDHHQNFGGIDLLGLEEEIKGRCSIHASWDLSSSRGKERHGWASIDIQAFRRNSCSNETIKSTGRPQNGRNHAHASNLPGDLLARQHYGFLFCPWLR, from the exons ATGCCTTCTAAAAG GGCAAGAAGGAGGTTAGGTTTCCCTTCTTCAATAACCACACGAGGTCTGGATACTTTTATGGCATTCAAGTTAACAACAGTGTACAG AGATCACCACCAGAATTTTGGCGGGATTGATCTATT AGGACTTGAAGAGGAAATAAAAGGAAGATGCTCGATCCATGCTTCATGGGATTTATCATCTTCAAGAGGTAAGGAAAGGCACGGATGGGCGTCTATTGACATACAAGCTTTTAGACGCAACTCTTGCTCTAATGAAACTATCAAG AGTACAGGAAGGCCACAAAATGGGAGGAACCATGCCCATGCTTCTAATTTACCAGGAGATCTACTTGCACGGCAGCACTATGGCTTCTTGTTTTG TCCATGGTTGCGCTGA
- the LOC120270079 gene encoding uncharacterized protein LOC120270079 isoform X5 — MPSKRARRRLGFPSSITTRGLDTFMAFKLTTVYRDHHQNFGGIDLLGLEEEIKGRCSIHASWDLSSSREYRKATKWEEPCPCF, encoded by the exons ATGCCTTCTAAAAG GGCAAGAAGGAGGTTAGGTTTCCCTTCTTCAATAACCACACGAGGTCTGGATACTTTTATGGCATTCAAGTTAACAACAGTGTACAG AGATCACCACCAGAATTTTGGCGGGATTGATCTATT AGGACTTGAAGAGGAAATAAAAGGAAGATGCTCGATCCATGCTTCATGGGATTTATCATCTTCAAGAG AGTACAGGAAGGCCACAAAATGGGAGGAACCATGCCCATGCTTCTAA